Below is a genomic region from Desulfovibrio sp..
CATTGCGGCGCCAGCGCTTGAACACCTTGATCTTGGGGCCACGCCCGTGATCCACCACTTCCGCCGTGACAGCGGCACCGGCAAGATAAGGAGCGCCAACCTTACATTCAGCGCCACCGACCATCAGCACCTTGTCCAGGGAAATTTCGCTTCCGGCCTGAGCCGCGAGCTTTTCCACAACGATTTTGGAACCTTCTTCAACGCGGTAC
It encodes:
- the rplU gene encoding 50S ribosomal protein L21 — its product is MYAIIETGGKQYRVEEGSKIVVEKLAAQAGSEISLDKVLMVGGAECKVGAPYLAGAAVTAEVVDHGRGPKIKVFKRWRRNDSRKMRGHRQDFTTIRVKSING